The Halomonas sp. 'Soap Lake #6' genomic sequence CCAGCGTCATCGCATTCTCGCAGTGTGCGTTCATACGCAGTGAGAGGGTTTCTAGCCCTTTGGTAAAAATCCACGCGTTAAAAGGGCTCAAGCATGGGCCGCAAGTACGCACCACACCAAACACCTCTTCCAGCACATCGTGCCTCCCTACCACCGCACCACCAATCGCTCGCCCCTGGCCATCCAGGTATTTAGTAGCAGAGTGAATTACCAAGTCAGCACCCAACGCAATCGGTTGCTGCAAGGCGGGGGTTAAAAAGCAGTTATCAATGGCTAGCAGTGCCCCACTACGCTTAGCAAGTGCTGCAAGTGCTGGAATATCGGCCACTTCCGACAGCGGGTTGGAAGGTGTCTCTGCGAATAGCAGCTTGGTTGCAGGGCTGACCGCGGCTTCCCAAGCCGCGATATTCGACAACTCGACGTAGCGAGTGGTAATACCAAACTTACCCAGGTATTTATCAAACAAACTAACGGTCGAGCCAAACAGCGAGCGAGAAGCAACAACTTCATCCCCTGCCGATAACAGCGCAAGCGCTGTTGAGAGGATGGCCGACATTCCAGAGCTGGTCGCTACACAACGTTCGCCACCTTCAAGCGCCGCCAAACGACGCTCAAACGTATGCACCGTGGGATTGGTGAAACGTGAATAGACGTTGCCCGGCTCCTGTCCACCAAACTTACGCGCAGCCTCTGCTGCGCTTTCATAGACAAAACTAGAGGTAGGGAAAATCGGTTCCGAATGCTCTTGTTCGAAAGTACGCTGGTGGCCCGCGCGAATCGCTAACGTCTCTATAGACCACTCATCCTGCTGGCTATCATCGTGCATGGCTTTGCCCCTTGTGTAAGGCATCAATGTGCATGGCTAGTCGTCAAAATCATCATCTTGGTTATGCATATCCACCAAGGCATGATCGCCTGCACTTTGGTCCTTTGCCGCATCATTACGGCTAGCCTCCAAAACGGCTAGATAGGCATCATCGATATCACCGGTTATGTAATTACCATCAAATACTGAGCAGTCAAACGCTTCCATTTCAGGATTAACTTCCCGGCAGGCGTCTTTCAGATCTTCCAGATCTTGATAGAAGATTCGATCAGCGCCAATCAGTTGCCCAACCTCCTCTTCCGTGCGGCCATGGGCGATCAGTTCTGAGGCAACCGGCATATCAATGCCATATACATTGGGATAGCGTACCGGCGGGGCTGCTGAGGCAAAGTAAACTTTTCGCGCACCAGCATCGCGAGCCAT encodes the following:
- a CDS encoding O-succinylhomoserine sulfhydrylase, giving the protein MHDDSQQDEWSIETLAIRAGHQRTFEQEHSEPIFPTSSFVYESAAEAARKFGGQEPGNVYSRFTNPTVHTFERRLAALEGGERCVATSSGMSAILSTALALLSAGDEVVASRSLFGSTVSLFDKYLGKFGITTRYVELSNIAAWEAAVSPATKLLFAETPSNPLSEVADIPALAALAKRSGALLAIDNCFLTPALQQPIALGADLVIHSATKYLDGQGRAIGGAVVGRHDVLEEVFGVVRTCGPCLSPFNAWIFTKGLETLSLRMNAHCENAMTLARWLDQHPAVNKVYYSGLEAHPQHALAKQQQRGFGAVLGFDVRGGQSGAWQVIDATRMLSITGNLGDVKTTITHPATTTHGRLSDDQKEAAGITPGLIRVAVGLESQADIQRDLARGLDALAAR